One genomic region from Saccharomyces cerevisiae S288C chromosome XI, complete sequence encodes:
- the TOR2 gene encoding phosphatidylinositol kinase-related protein kinase TOR2 (PIK-related protein kinase and rapamycin target; subunit of TORC1, a complex that regulates growth in response to nutrients and TORC2, a complex that regulates homeostasis of plasma membrane (PM) tension and cell-cycle dependent polarization of the actin cytoskeleton; involved in meiosis; PM retention is dependent on Avo3p; malonyl-CoA is a direct ATP-competitive inhibitor of TORC1; TOR2 has a paralog, TOR1, that arose from the whole genome duplication), whose product MNKYINKYTTPPNLLSLRQRAEGKHRTRKKLTHKSHSHDDEMSTTSNTDSNHNGPNDSGRVITGSAGHIGKISFVDSELDTTFSTLNLIFDKLKSDVPQERASGANELSTTLTSLAREVSAEQFQRFSNSLNNKIFELIHGFTSSEKIGGILAVDTLISFYLSTEELPNQTSRLANYLRVLIPSSDIEVMRLAANTLGRLTVPGGTLTSDFVEFEVRTCIDWLTLTADNNSSSSKLEYRRHAALLIIKALADNSPYLLYPYVNSILDNIWVPLRDAKLIIRLDAAVALGKCLTIIQDRDPALGKQWFQRLFQGCTHGLSLNTNDSVHATLLVFRELLSLKAPYLRDKYDDIYKSTMKYKEYKFDVIRREVYAILPLLAAFDPAIFTKKYLDRIMVHYLRYLKNIDMNAANNSDKPFILVSIGDIAFEVGSSISPYMTLILDNIREGLRTKFKVRKQFEKDLFYCIGKLACALGPAFAKHLNKDLLNLMLNCPMSDHMQETLMILNEKIPSLESTVNSRILNLLSISLSGEKFIQSNQYDFNNQFSIEKARKSRNQSFMKKTGESNDDITDAQILIQCFKMLQLIHHQYSLTEFVRLITISYIEHEDSSVRKLAALTSCDLFIKDDICKQTSVHALHSVSEVLSKLLMIAITDPVAEIRLEILQHLGSNFDPQLAQPDNLRLLFMALNDEIFGIQLEAIKIIGRLSSVNPAYVVPSLRKTLLELLTQLKFSNMPKKKEESATLLCTLINSSDEVAKPYIDPILDVILPKCQDASSAVASTALKVLGELSVVGGKEMTRYLKELMPLIINTFQDQSNSFKRDAALTTLGQLAASSGYVVGPLLDYPELLGILINILKTENNPHIRRGTVRLIGILGALDPYKHREIEVTSNSKSSVEQNAPSIDIALLMQGVSPSNDEYYPTVVIHNLMKILNDPSLSIHHTAAIQAIMHIFQNLGLRCVSFLDQIIPGIILVMRSCPPSQLDFYFQQLGSLISIVKQHIRPHVEKIYGVIREFFPIIKLQITIISVIESISKALEGEFKRFVPETLTFFLDILENDQSNKRIVPIRILKSLVTFGPNLEDYSHLIMPIVVRMTEYSAGSLKKISIITLGRLAKNINLSEMSSRIVQALVRILNNGDRELTKATMNTLSLLLLQLGTDFVVFVPVINKALLRNRIQHSVYDQLVNKLLNNECLPTNIIFDKENEVPERKNYEDEMQVTKLPVNQNILKNAWYCSQQKTKEDWQEWIRRLSIQLLKESPSACLRSCSSLVSVYYPLARELFNASFSSCWVELQTSYQEDLIQALCKALSSSENPPEIYQMLLNLVEFMEHDDKPLPIPIHTLGKYAQKCHAFAKALHYKEVEFLEEPKNSTIEALISINNQLHQTDSAIGILKHAQQHNELQLKETWYEKLQRWEDALAAYNEKEAAGEDSVEVMMGKLRSLYALGEWEELSKLASEKWGTAKPEVKKAMAPLAAGAAWGLEQWDEIAQYTSVMKSQSPDKEFYDAILCLHRNNFKKAEVHIFNARDLLVTELSALVNESYNRAYNVVVRAQIIAELEEIIKYKKLPQNSDKRLTMRETWNTRLLGCQKNIDVWQRILRVRSLVIKPKEDAQVRIKFANLCRKSGRMALAKKVLNTLLEETDDPDHPNTAKASPPVVYAQLKYLWATGLQDEALKQLINFTSRMAHDLGLDPNNMIAQSVPQQSKRVPRHVEDYTKLLARCFLKQGEWRVCLQPKWRLSNPDSILGSYLLATHFDNTWYKAWHNWALANFEVISMLTSVSKKKQEGSDASSVTDINEFDNGMIGVNTFDAKEVHYSSNLIHRHVIPAIKGFFHSISLSESSSLQDALRLLTLWFTFGGIPEATQAMHEGFNLIQIGTWLEVLPQLISRIHQPNQIVSRSLLSLLSDLGKAHPQALVYPLMVAIKSESLSRQKAALSIIEKMRIHSPVLVDQAELVSHELIRMAVLWHEQWYEGLDDASRQFFGEHNTEKMFAALEPLYEMLKRGPETLREISFQNSFGRDLNDAYEWLMNYKKSKDVSNLNQAWDIYYNVFRKIGKQLPQLQTLELQHVSPKLLSAHDLELAVPGTRASGGKPIVKISKFEPVFSVISSKQRPRKFCIKGSDGKDYKYVLKGHEDIRQDSLVMQLFGLVNTLLQNDAECFRRHLDIQQYPAIPLSPKSGLLGWVPNSDTFHVLIREHREAKKIPLNIEHWVMLQMAPDYDNLTLLQKVEVFTYALNNTEGQDLYKVLWLKSRSSETWLERRTTYTRSLAVMSMTGYILGLGDRHPSNLMLDRITGKVIHIDFGDCFEAAILREKFPEKVPFRLTRMLTYAMEVSGIEGSFRITCENVMKVLRDNKGSLMAILEAFAFDPLINWGFDLPTKKIEEETGIQLPVMNANELLSNGAITEEEVQRVENEHKNAIRNARAMLVLKRITDKLTGNDIRRFNDLDVPEQVDKLIQQATSVENLCQHYIGWCPFW is encoded by the coding sequence atgaataaatacATTAACAAATACACCACGCCACCTAACTTATTGTCTTTACGACAAAGGGCCGAAGGCAAACACagaacaagaaagaaacttacACACAAATCGCACTCCCACGATGATGAGATGTCAACTACTTCAAACACAGATTCCAATCACAATGGGCCCAATGACTCTGGTAGAGTGATCACTGGTTCTGCTGGTCATATTGGTAAAATATCCTTTGTAGATTCAGAACTAGATACAACATTTTCTACtttaaatttgatttttgataaaCTTAAAAGCGATGTGCCACAAGAACGAGCCTCTGGCGCTAATGAATTAAGCACTACTTTGACCTCATTAGCAAGGGAAGTATCTGCTGAGCAATTTCAAAGGTTTAGCAACAGTTTAAACAATAAGATATTTGAACTTATTCACGGGTTTACTTCAAGTGAGAAGATAGGTGGTATTCTTGCTGTTGATACTCTGATCTCATTCTACCTGAGTACAGAGGAGCTGCCAAACCAAACTTCAAGACTGGCGAACTATTTACGTGTTTTAATTCCATCCAGTGACATTGAAGTTATGAGATTAGCGGCTAACACCTTAGGTAGATTGACCGTGCCAGGTGGTACATTAACATCAGATTTCGTCGAATTTGAGGTCAGAACTTGCATTGATTGGCTTACTCTGACAGCAGATAATAACTCATCGAGCTCTAAGTTGGAATACAGGAGACATGCTGCGCTATTAATCATAAAGGCATTAGCAGACAATTCACCCTATCTTTTATACCCTTACGTTAACTCTATCTTAGACAATATTTGGGTGCCATTAAGGGATGCAAAGTTAATTATACGATTAGATGCCGCAGTGGCATTGGGTAAATGTCTTACTATTATTCAGGATAGAGACCCTGCTTTGGGAAAACAGTGGTTTCAAAGATTATTTCAAGGTTGTACACATGGCTTAAGTCTCAATACGAATGATTCAGTGCATGCTACTCTGTTGGTATTTCGAGAATTACTCAGCTTGAAAGCACCTTATCTCAGGGATAAATATGATGATATTTACAAATCTACTATGAAGTACAAGGAATATAAATTTGATGTTATAAGGAGAGAAGTTTATGCTATTTTACCTCTTTTAGCTGCTTTTGACCCTGCCATTTTCACAAAGAAATATCTCGATAGGATAATGGTTCATTATTTAAGATATTTGAAGAACATCGATATGAATGCTGCAAATAATTCGGATAAACCTTTTATATTAGTTTCTATAGGTGATATTGCATTTGAAGTTGGTTCGAGCATTTCACCCTATATGACACTTATTCTGGATAATATTAGGGAAGGCTTAAGAACGAAATTCAAAGTTAGAAAACAATTCGAGAAGGATTTATTTTATTGCATTGGTAAATTAGCTTGTGCTTTGGGCCCAGCTTTTGCTAAGCACTTGAACAAAGATCTTCTTAATTTGATGTTAAACTGTCCAATGTCCGACCATATGCAGGAGACTTTAATGATCCTTAACGAGAAAATACCCTCTTTGGAATCTACCGTTAATTCGAGGATACTAAATTTACTGTCGATATCCTTATctggtgaaaaatttattcaatcaaaccaatacgATTTTAATAATCAATTTTCCATTGAAAAGGCTCGTAAATCAAGAAACCAAAGTTTCATGAAAAAAACTGGTGAATCTAATGACGATATTACAGATGCCCAAATTTTGATTCAGTGTTTTAAAATGCTGCAACtaattcatcatcaatattcCTTGACGGAGTTTGTTAGGCTTATAACCATTTCTTACATTGAGCATGAGGATTCGTCTGTCAGAAAATTGGCAGCATTAACGTCGTGTGATTTATTTATCAAAGACGATATATGTAAACAAACATCAGTTCATGCTTTACACTCGGTTTCTGAAGTGCTAAGTAAGCTATTAATGATCGCAATAACTGATCCGGTTGCAGAAATTAGATTGGAAATTCTTCAGCATTTGGGGTCAAATTTTGATCCTCAATTGGCCCAACCAGACAATTTACGCCTACTTTTCATGGCGCTGAACGATGAGATTTTTGGTATTCAATTGGAAGCTATCAAAATAATAGGCAGATTGAGTTCTGTCAACCCCGCTTATGTAGTTCCTTCTTTGAGGAAAACTTTACTGGAACTATTAACGCAATTGAAGTTCTCAAAtatgccaaaaaaaaaggaggaaaGTGCAACTCTATTATGTACGCTGATAAATTCCAGCGATGAAGTAGCGAAACCTTATATTGATCCTATTCTAGACGTCATTCTTCCTAAATGCCAGGATGCTTCATCTGCCGTAGCATCCACCGCTTTAAAGGTTTTGGGTGAACTATCTGTTGTTggaggaaaagaaatgacGCGTTACTTAAAGGAATTGATGCCATTGATCATTAACACATTTCAGGACCAATCAAACTCTTTTAAAAGAGATGCCGCCTTAACAACATTAGGACAGCTGGCTGCTTCCTCTGGTTATGTTGTTGGCCCTTTACTAGACTACCCAGAGTTACTTGgcattttgataaatattCTTAAGACTGAAAACAACCCTCATATCAGGCGTGGAACTGTTCGTTTGATTGGTATATTAGGCGCTCTTGATCCATATAAGCACAGAGAAATAGAAGTCACATCAAACTCAAAGAGTTCAGTAGAGCAAAATGCTCCTTCAATCGACATCGCATTGCTAATGCAAGGGGTATCTCCATCCAACGATGAATATTACCCCACTGTAGTTATCCACAAtctgatgaagatattgaatGATCCATCGTTGTCAATCCATCACACGGCTGCTATTCAAGCTATTAtgcatatttttcaaaaccttGGTTTACGATGTGTCTCCTTTTTGGATCAAATTATTCCAGGTATCATTTTAGTCATGCGTTCATGCCCGCCGTCCCAACTTgacttttattttcagcaACTGGGATCTCTCATCTCAATTGTCAAGCAACATATTAGGCCCCATGTCGAGAAAATTTATGGTGTGATCAGGGAGTTTTTCCCGATCATTAAACTACAAATCACAATTATTTCTGTCATAGAATCGATATCTAAGGCTCTGGAAGGTGAGTTTAAAAGATTTGTTCCCGAGACTCTAACCTTTTTCCTTGATATTCTTGAGAACGACCAGTCTAATAAAAGGATCGTTCCGATTCGTATATTAAAATCTTTGGTTACTTTTGGGCCGAATCTAGAAGACTATTCCCATTTGATTATGCCTATCGTTGTTAGAATGACTGAGTATTCTGCTGGAAGTCTAAAGAAAATCTCCATTATAACTTTGGGTAGATTAGCAAAGAATATCAACCTCTCTGAAATGTCATCAAGAATTGTTCAGGCGTTGGTaagaattttgaataatggGGATAGAGAACTAACAAAAGCAACCATGAATACGCTAAGTTTGCTCCTTTTACAACTAGGTACCGACTTTGTGGTCTTTGTGCCAGTGATTAACAAGGCGTTATTGAGGAATAGGATTCAGCATTCAGTGTACGATCAACTGGTTAATAAATTACTGAACAATGAATGCTTGCCAACAAATATCATATTTGACAAGGAGAACGAAGTACctgaaaggaaaaattatGAAGACGAAATGCAAGTAACGAAATTACCGGTAAACCAAAATATCCTAAAGAATGCATGGTATTGTTCTCAACAGAAGACCAAAGAAGATTGGCAAGAATGGATAAGAAGGCTATCTATTCAGCTTCTAAAGGAATCACCTTCAGCTTGTCTACGATCCTGTTCGAGTTTAGTCAGCGTTTATTATCCGTTGGCGAGAGAATTGTTTAATGCTTCATTCTCAAGTTGCTGGGTTGAGCTTCAAACGTCATACCAAGAGGATTTGATTCAAGCATTATGCAAGGCTTTATCATCCTCTGAAAACCCACCCGAGATTTATCAAATGTTGTTAAATTTAGTGGAATTTATGGAGCACGATGACAAACCATTGCCTATCCCAATCCATACATTAGGTAAGTATGCCCAAAAATGTCATGCTTTTGCGAAGGCACTACATTACAAAGAGGTAGAATTCTTAGAAGAGCCGAAAAATTCAACAATCGAGGCATTGATTAGCATTAATAATCAACTTCACCAAACTGATTCTGCTATTGGTATTTTGAAGCATGCGCAACAACACAATGAATTGCAGCTGAAGGAAACTTGGTATGAAAAACTTCAACGTTGGGAGGATGCTCTTGCAGCATATAATGAGAAGGAGGCAGCAGGAGAAGATTCGGTTGAAGTGATGATGGGAAAATTAAGATCGTTATATGCCCTTGGAGAGTGGGAAGAGCTTTCTAAATTGGCATCTGAAAAGTGGGGCACGGCAAAACCCGAAGTGAAGAAGGCAATGGCGCCTTTGGCTGCCGGCGCTGCCTGGGGTTTGGAGCAATGGGATGAAATAGCCCAGTATACTAGCGTCATGAAATCGCAGTCTCCAGATAAAGAATTCTATGATGCAATTTTATGTTTGCATAGGAATAATTTTAAGAAGGCGGAAGTTCACATCTTTAATGCAAGGGATCTTCTAGTTACTGAATTGTCAGCTCTTGTTAATGAAAGCTACAATAGAGCATATAATGTTGTTGTTAGAGCGCAGATTATAGCAGAGTTGGAGgaaatcatcaaatataAGAAGTTGCCACAAAATTCAGATAAACGTCTAACTATGAGAGAAACTTGGAATACCAGATTACTGGGCtgtcaaaaaaatattgatgtGTGGCAAAGAATTCTGCGTGTCAGATCATTGGTGATAAAGCCAAAGGAGGATGCTCAAGTGAGGATTAAGTTTGCCAACTTATGCAGAAAATCGGGTAGGATGGCGCTAGCTAAAAAAGTCTTAAATACATTGCTTGAAGAAACAGATGACCCAGATCATCCTAATACTGCTAAGGCATCCCCTCCAGTTGTTTATGCACAACTGAAGTACTTGTGGGCTACGGGGTTGCAAGATGAGGCTTTGAAGCAATTAATTAATTTCACATCTAGAATGGCTCATGATTTAGGTTTGGATCCAAATAATATGATAGCTCAAAGCGTTCCTCAACAAAGCAAAAGAGTCCCTCGTCACGTTGAAGATTATACTAAGCTTTTAGCTCGTTGTTTCTTGAAGCAAGGAGAATGGAGAGTTTGCTTACAGCCTAAATGGAGATTGAGCAATCCAGATTCGATCCTAGGCTCCTATTTGCTCGCTACACATTTTGACAACACATGGTACAAAGCGTGGCATAACTGGGCACTGGCCAATTTTGAAGTCATTTCTATGCTAACATCTGTCTCTAAAAAGAAACAGGAAGGAAGTGATGCTTCCTCGGTAACTGATATTAATGAGTTTGATAATGGCATGATCGGCGTCAATACATTTGATGCTAAGGAAGTTCATTACTCTTCTAATTTAATACACAGGCACGTAATTCCAGCAATTAAGGGTTTTTTTCattccatttctttatcaGAATCAAGCTCTCTTCAAGATGCATTAAGGTTATTAACTTTATGGTTTACTTTTGGTGGTATTCCAGAAGCAACCCAAGCTATGCACGAGGGTTTCAACCTAATCCAAATAGGCACATGGTTAGAAGTGTTGCCACAGTTAATTTCTAGAATTCATCAACCCAATCAAATTGTTAGTAGGTCATTACTCTCCCTATTATCTGATCTAGGTAAGGCTCATCCGCAGGCATTAGTGTACCCCTTAATGGTTGCGATTAAATCCGAATCTCTCTCACGACAGAAAGCAGCTTTGTCCATCATAGAAAAGATGAGAATACATAGTCCAGTTTTGGTCGACCAGGCTGAACTTGTCAGCCACGAATTGATACGTATGGCGGTGCTTTGGCATGAGCAATGGTATGAGGGTCTGGATGACGCCAGTAGGCAGTTTTTTGGAGAACATAATACCGAAAAAATGTTTGCTGCTTTAGAGCCTCTGTACGAAATGCTGAAGAGAGGACCGGAAACTTTGAGGGAAATATCGTTCCAAAATTCTTTTGGTAGGGACTTGAATGACGCTTACGAATGGCTGAtgaattacaaaaaatctaaagatgTTAGTAATTTAAACCAAGCGTGGGACATTTACTATAATGTTTTCAGGAAAATTGGTAAACAGTTGCCACAATTACAAACTCTTGAACTACAACATGTGTCGCCAAAACTACTATCTGCGCATGATTTGGAATTGGCTGTCCCCGGGACCCGTGCAAGTGGTGGAAAACCAATTGTTAAAATATCTAAATTCGAGCCAGTATTTTCAGTAATCTCATCCAAACAAAGACCGAGAAAGTTTTGTATCAAGGGTAGTGATGGTAAAGATTATAAGTATGTGTTGAAAGGACATGAAGACATTAGACAGGATAGCTTGGTCATGCAATTATTCGGACTAGTTAACACGCTTTTGCAAAATGACGCTGAGTGCTTTAGAAGGCATCTAGATATCCAGCAATATCCAGCAATCCCATTATCTCCGAAGTCTGGGTTACTGGGTTGGGTACCGAATAGTGACACGTTCCATGTATTAATTAGGGAGCATAGagaagccaaaaaaattcctttaAACATTGAGCATTGGGTCATGTTACAAATGGCACCTGATTATGACAATTTAACGTTGTTGCAGAAAGTAGAAGTCTTCACTTACGCCCTAAATAATACGGAGGGACAAGATCTTTATAAGGTGTTATGGCTGAAGAGTAGGTCATCGGAAACGTGGTTGGAGCGTAGAACTACTTACACTCGATCGCTAGCCGTGATGTCCATGACCGGTTATATATTGGGGTTAGGTGACCGCCACCCTAGTAATTTGATGTTGGATAGAATCACTGGGAAAGTCATTCATATTGATTTTGGTGATTGTTTCGAGGCTGCTATATTAAGAGAAAAATTCCCCGAAAAAGTACCTTTTAGATTAACTAGAATGTTAACATATGCAATGGAAGTGAGTGGAATTGAAGGTAGCTTCCGTATTACTTGTGAGAATGTTATGAAGGTACTTAGAGATAACAAGGGTTCATTAATGGCAATCCTTGAAGCTTTTGCTTTCGATCCTTTGATCAATTGGGGTTTTGACTTAccaacaaagaaaattgagGAAGAAACGGGCATTCAACTTCCCGTGATGAATGCCAATGAGCTATTGAGTAATGGGGCTATTaccgaagaagaagttcaAAGGGTGGAAAACGAGCACAAGAATGCCATTCGAAATGCAAGGGCCATGTTGGTATTGAAGCGCATTACTGACAAATTAACGGGGAACGATATAAGAAGGTTTAATGACTTGGACGTTCCAGAACAAGTGGATAAACTAATCCAACAAGCCACATCAGTGGAAAACCTATGCCAACATTATATCGGTTGGTGTCCATTCTGGTAG